The Candidatus Nanohalovita haloferacivicina genome has a window encoding:
- a CDS encoding HemK2/MTQ2 family protein methyltransferase encodes MTIYQPSEDTYLLRDYLKENIQLENKKFLEIGTGNGEIALLAAQKNAEVTASDINREALQQLNEKAEEKGLNVEIIYSDLFEDIEGLYDVIVFNPPYLPGEKGIGDEEIWRGGEKGIEVTKKFLDEVEEYLAEEGRFYIVASSLAEIEDLIEEYDLKKLDEKQLWFETLYILGK; translated from the coding sequence ATGACCATATACCAGCCCTCAGAAGACACCTACCTCCTCAGAGACTACCTAAAAGAAAACATACAGCTAGAAAACAAGAAATTCCTCGAAATAGGAACAGGAAATGGAGAAATAGCACTTCTTGCAGCGCAGAAAAATGCAGAAGTAACGGCCTCCGATATAAACAGAGAAGCACTCCAGCAACTAAATGAAAAAGCAGAGGAAAAAGGCCTCAACGTTGAAATCATTTATTCTGATCTCTTTGAAGATATAGAAGGCCTCTACGATGTAATAGTTTTCAATCCTCCCTATCTTCCGGGTGAGAAAGGTATAGGAGATGAAGAAATATGGCGTGGAGGAGAAAAAGGGATAGAAGTCACAAAAAAGTTTCTGGATGAAGTAGAAGAATATCTCGCTGAAGAAGGCCGTTTTTACATAGTTGCCAGTTCTCTGGCAGAAATCGAAGACTTAATTGAGGAATATGATCTCAAGAAGCTTGATGAAAAACAGCTCTGGTTTGAAACTCTGTATATTCTGGGTAAATAG
- the pyrG gene encoding glutamine hydrolyzing CTP synthase, with product MPKWIFVTGGVLSGLGKGLVSASVSKLLQQRELEITPIKCDGYLNVDPGTMNPHEHGEVFVLEDGTEVDMDFGHYERFLGIKTAGKQNLTSGKVFKQVIEKEREGEYLGKTVQMVPHVTNRMKKLMREAGEEKNSDINIVEIGGTVGDLENQVFLEAVRQLRSELPEEDTYLIHTTLVPYLDTVGEQKTKPTQHSVKELQSLGLEPDMIVGRSQNELDQDVQEKIALFCDVEEKEVISDPDLDYIYQLPLELDKQNVDKLIAEKMGLPERKNGMKDWKARTENLEKDTVSSIAICGKYTDIDDSYASVEEALKHAGAEIGGQVNIEYIDTENFNEESLQGHDGVIIPGGFGSRGVEGKIDAIQYCRENNIPLLGLCYGLQLMTIEFARNVLGIENAVSEEFAESEDQELVVAEMPGQKNIEEMGGTMRLGSYTANITGQVSKIYGSDTATERHRHRYELNPEYHEKLEANGLKISGTMQNGKLAEYIELPENNFFIGTQAHPEFTSTFQKPNPLYLAFLKSTV from the coding sequence ATGCCGAAGTGGATTTTTGTCACGGGAGGAGTTCTATCAGGACTGGGTAAGGGCCTGGTCTCCGCAAGCGTTTCCAAACTTCTACAGCAAAGAGAACTAGAGATCACACCGATCAAATGTGACGGATACCTGAACGTGGATCCGGGGACGATGAACCCGCATGAACACGGAGAAGTATTCGTTCTCGAGGACGGTACGGAAGTAGACATGGACTTCGGCCACTACGAAAGATTCCTCGGCATCAAAACAGCCGGCAAACAGAACCTGACCTCCGGCAAAGTATTCAAACAGGTAATCGAAAAAGAAAGAGAAGGCGAATATCTGGGCAAAACAGTACAGATGGTGCCACACGTCACCAACCGCATGAAAAAACTCATGCGAGAAGCCGGCGAAGAGAAAAATTCTGATATAAACATAGTAGAAATCGGAGGAACAGTCGGAGACCTTGAAAACCAGGTATTCCTCGAAGCAGTCCGACAACTAAGAAGCGAACTACCAGAAGAAGACACCTATCTAATCCACACAACGCTAGTACCATATCTGGACACGGTAGGAGAACAAAAAACCAAGCCAACACAGCACTCCGTCAAAGAACTGCAGAGCCTGGGCCTCGAACCAGACATGATCGTCGGAAGAAGCCAGAACGAACTGGATCAAGACGTACAGGAAAAAATAGCACTATTCTGCGATGTAGAAGAAAAAGAAGTAATCTCAGACCCGGACCTGGACTACATCTACCAACTACCTCTTGAACTGGACAAACAGAACGTAGACAAGCTAATAGCCGAAAAAATGGGTCTTCCAGAGAGAAAGAACGGGATGAAAGACTGGAAAGCCAGAACAGAAAATCTGGAAAAAGACACTGTATCCAGCATCGCAATCTGCGGAAAATACACAGACATCGACGACTCCTACGCATCAGTAGAAGAAGCACTCAAACACGCAGGAGCAGAAATCGGAGGCCAAGTCAACATAGAATACATCGACACCGAAAACTTCAATGAAGAATCCCTGCAAGGCCACGACGGAGTAATAATCCCAGGAGGATTCGGATCAAGAGGAGTAGAAGGAAAAATAGACGCAATCCAGTACTGCAGAGAAAACAACATCCCACTACTAGGCCTCTGCTATGGCCTACAACTAATGACAATAGAATTCGCAAGAAACGTCCTCGGAATAGAGAACGCAGTATCCGAAGAATTCGCAGAATCAGAAGACCAGGAACTGGTAGTCGCGGAAATGCCCGGCCAGAAAAACATAGAAGAAATGGGAGGAACAATGAGACTCGGCAGCTACACAGCAAACATCACAGGCCAAGTCAGCAAAATATACGGGTCAGACACCGCAACAGAAAGACACCGCCACCGCTACGAACTCAACCCAGAATACCACGAAAAACTGGAAGCCAACGGCCTCAAAATATCAGGAACAATGCAAAACGGAAAACTCGCAGAATACATAGAACTACCGGAAAACAACTTCTTCATAGGCACACAGGCCCACCCAGAATTCACATCAACCTTCCAAAAACCCAACCCACTCTACCTCGCATTCCTCAAATCCACAGTATGA
- the rsmA gene encoding 16S rRNA (adenine(1518)-N(6)/adenine(1519)-N(6))-dimethyltransferase RsmA: MKPREELQKLGVRPVEGQNFLNSQSTIKALVEAGEIDDKTVLEIGAGTGSITRELSEKAEKVYAVESDTTLANHVKGLKLDNVEVINENILEYEIPEEIERCVGNIPFQISSEILDLLGEKQIQSSLLVQKELAEKAVADPGDKNYGYFSVRINYYFVPVKLRNVPSRNFHPSPDVDGAILKLYPNKQRHGIKDEETFLKVAKALFTHKRKKIRNSFVDVRHILDIEKDRAKELRDQIPHSEKRVINLTVKEIAEIAEFYQENFNQ, encoded by the coding sequence ATGAAACCACGAGAAGAACTTCAAAAGCTCGGAGTAAGACCTGTAGAAGGCCAGAACTTTCTAAACTCACAGTCAACAATCAAAGCACTGGTAGAGGCCGGAGAAATAGACGATAAAACAGTCCTCGAAATAGGGGCCGGAACCGGATCAATAACCAGAGAACTCTCGGAAAAAGCCGAAAAAGTCTACGCAGTAGAATCTGACACAACACTCGCAAACCACGTCAAAGGCCTCAAACTCGACAACGTCGAAGTAATCAACGAAAACATTCTCGAATACGAAATACCGGAAGAAATCGAAAGATGCGTAGGAAATATACCCTTCCAGATATCCTCCGAAATACTCGACCTACTTGGAGAAAAACAGATCCAGAGCTCTCTCCTGGTACAGAAAGAACTGGCCGAAAAAGCAGTAGCAGATCCCGGCGACAAAAACTACGGATACTTCTCAGTAAGAATAAACTACTACTTCGTACCTGTAAAACTCAGAAACGTACCATCCAGAAACTTCCACCCATCACCGGACGTAGACGGAGCAATACTCAAACTATACCCAAACAAACAGAGACACGGAATAAAAGATGAGGAAACATTCCTCAAAGTAGCCAAGGCCTTATTCACACACAAAAGAAAAAAGATCAGAAACAGTTTCGTCGACGTAAGACACATCCTGGACATCGAAAAAGACAGGGCCAAAGAACTCAGAGACCAGATCCCGCACTCCGAAAAAAGAGTCATCAACCTGACAGTCAAAGAAATAGCAGAAATAGCAGAATTCTACCAGGAAAACTTCAACCAGTAG
- a CDS encoding DUF655 domain-containing protein, whose amino-acid sequence MPGKDEHIRVLDFLEHGKSGQKDEPTAQGIGAEHYNLLEVVMRDEERPKGGEELYIGEGERDRVQYIKNKISYDDLTASAKSELKYVLQELIEEKEDEFVKFFNEATPVTPRRHAFELLPGIGSKHMQKLLDEREEKEFESLADVKERVPSLPDPKDTLVKRITNELKGDAKRNLFVGR is encoded by the coding sequence ATGCCAGGAAAAGACGAACACATAAGAGTACTAGATTTCCTAGAACACGGAAAATCAGGGCAGAAAGACGAACCAACAGCCCAGGGAATCGGAGCAGAACACTACAACCTTCTAGAAGTAGTAATGCGAGATGAAGAAAGGCCTAAAGGAGGAGAAGAACTCTACATAGGCGAAGGAGAAAGAGACAGAGTACAGTACATCAAAAACAAGATCTCCTACGACGACCTCACAGCAAGCGCAAAGTCAGAACTAAAATACGTCCTCCAGGAACTAATCGAAGAAAAAGAAGACGAATTTGTCAAATTCTTCAACGAAGCAACACCAGTAACACCAAGAAGACACGCATTCGAACTACTTCCAGGAATCGGAAGCAAACACATGCAGAAACTTCTCGACGAAAGAGAGGAAAAAGAGTTCGAAAGCCTGGCAGACGTCAAAGAAAGAGTACCATCGCTACCGGATCCAAAGGACACGCTGGTCAAGAGAATTACAAACGAGCTTAAAGGAGACGCCAAGAGAAACCTTTTCGTAGGTAGATGA
- a CDS encoding 50S ribosomal protein L21e — MAEKSRGALHGSRKKFKRDQGAKTKVNEYLKEFEEGEKALIKVDSSVQSGQPHARFHGTTVEVTGKRGDAYEVQFTDGGKDKTLYVAPVHLQKLEEE; from the coding sequence ATGGCAGAGAAATCCAGAGGAGCACTACATGGCTCAAGGAAAAAGTTCAAGCGTGACCAGGGAGCAAAAACAAAAGTAAACGAATACCTGAAAGAGTTCGAAGAAGGAGAAAAGGCCTTGATTAAGGTTGACTCCTCAGTACAGTCAGGACAACCTCACGCAAGATTCCACGGAACAACAGTAGAAGTAACAGGAAAGAGAGGAGATGCCTACGAAGTCCAGTTCACAGACGGCGGAAAGGATAAAACTCTCTACGTAGCACCAGTACACCTCCAGAAACTGGAGGAAGAATAA
- a CDS encoding tRNA pseudouridine(54/55) synthase Pus10, protein MNIQTVADKASRILENEELCDHCLGRQFAQLGHGLENWERGAIIRDIEKEELDEDSFVRENIPEDAEYGKGSGSCELCDNIFGEVDRYTDMVIDSFERYELETFLVGIRPPEEVFQAEEDLWEEYSVEWTEPVKTELSRLIGKRIEDRTDLSVNFERADIMAVVDMREGKERVELQVNSLLIYSQYNKYSREIPQTEWHCRNCRGSGCDECDWTGKNYPTSVQEEIMDPFLRESKAIEAKFHGNGREDVDAKCFGRREFVLELIEPLNRDLDLEALQEEVNESTDKIEIFETAWTHKDKIEEIKETRTDKAYRAKIELSEDVDVEDLEVLEQLIGTIEQRTPERVEHRRADKVRKREVYEIDYEKTGECQIEIDVKAEAGTYIKEMISSDGGRTEPSVAGLLGVEAECTHLDVSWVEKVGNE, encoded by the coding sequence ATGAACATTCAAACAGTAGCCGACAAGGCCTCAAGAATTCTAGAGAATGAAGAACTATGCGATCACTGTCTCGGAAGACAGTTCGCACAACTAGGCCACGGCCTTGAAAACTGGGAAAGAGGAGCAATCATCCGCGATATCGAAAAAGAAGAGCTGGATGAAGACTCCTTTGTAAGAGAAAATATTCCTGAAGACGCAGAATATGGGAAAGGATCTGGAAGCTGCGAGCTATGTGACAACATCTTTGGAGAAGTCGACAGATACACTGACATGGTAATAGACTCCTTCGAAAGATACGAACTTGAAACATTTCTAGTAGGAATAAGGCCTCCAGAAGAAGTATTCCAGGCCGAAGAAGATCTATGGGAGGAATACAGCGTTGAATGGACGGAACCGGTCAAAACAGAGCTATCCCGACTGATTGGAAAAAGAATAGAAGACAGAACAGATCTCAGCGTCAACTTCGAAAGAGCCGACATAATGGCTGTAGTAGACATGAGAGAAGGTAAGGAAAGAGTCGAACTACAGGTCAACTCGCTGCTCATCTACTCACAATACAACAAATACTCACGTGAGATCCCACAGACAGAATGGCACTGCAGAAACTGCAGAGGAAGCGGATGCGACGAATGCGACTGGACAGGCAAAAACTATCCTACCAGCGTACAGGAAGAAATAATGGACCCATTCCTCAGAGAATCAAAGGCCATAGAAGCCAAGTTCCACGGAAACGGCAGAGAAGACGTAGACGCAAAATGCTTCGGCCGCAGAGAATTCGTACTCGAACTGATCGAACCACTCAATAGAGACCTGGATTTAGAGGCCCTGCAAGAAGAAGTCAACGAATCTACAGATAAGATCGAGATATTCGAAACCGCGTGGACACACAAAGATAAGATAGAAGAGATCAAGGAAACCAGGACAGATAAGGCCTACAGAGCAAAGATCGAGCTATCAGAAGATGTAGATGTAGAGGATCTAGAGGTTCTCGAGCAGTTGATAGGCACTATCGAGCAGAGAACTCCTGAGAGAGTCGAACACCGTAGGGCCGATAAAGTCCGGAAAAGAGAGGTCTATGAGATAGATTATGAGAAGACCGGCGAATGCCAGATTGAGATAGATGTCAAGGCTGAGGCCGGTACCTACATCAAGGAGATGATCTCTTCTGATGGTGGAAGAACAGAACCTAGTGTCGCAGGCCTTCTCGGAGTCGAGGCAGAATGTACTCATCTGGATGTTTCATGGGTAGAAAAAGTCGGCAACGAATAG
- a CDS encoding metallophosphoesterase codes for MIAVVSDSHVPTRAEKIPEEYREKMKEAELTVHAGDFAEKPVYNGIDEYGELVAVKGNCDFFDLPTSETFEKQGLKFGVYHGTGINPRGDHDTLSKIAEEDLEVDVLIHGHSHQEEIAKHEGKILLNPGSCTGVGGGTARPGNPTMMEIELSENELEARIIEKTEEGELKEKETRTFKL; via the coding sequence ATGATAGCAGTAGTCTCCGACTCCCACGTACCCACCCGGGCCGAAAAAATACCTGAAGAATACAGGGAGAAAATGAAAGAAGCAGAACTAACAGTACACGCAGGCGACTTCGCAGAAAAACCTGTATACAATGGTATAGATGAATACGGAGAACTAGTAGCTGTCAAAGGAAACTGCGACTTCTTCGACCTGCCAACATCAGAAACATTCGAAAAACAAGGCCTCAAATTCGGAGTCTATCACGGAACAGGAATAAACCCGCGCGGAGACCACGACACACTATCAAAAATAGCAGAAGAGGACCTCGAAGTCGACGTACTAATCCACGGCCACTCACACCAGGAAGAAATAGCAAAACACGAAGGAAAAATCCTCCTCAACCCAGGCAGCTGCACAGGAGTAGGCGGCGGAACAGCCAGGCCCGGAAACCCCACCATGATGGAAATAGAACTATCAGAAAATGAACTCGAGGCCCGAATAATAGAAAAAACAGAGGAAGGAGAACTCAAAGAAAAAGAAACCAGAACCTTCAAACTCTAA
- a CDS encoding signal recognition particle receptor subunit alpha, with the protein MFDRIKESVQKFSRKSVADKEAVEELVKDIQRDLIQADVDVSLVSDISDDIREKALEDEVPSGLTRKEHVLEIVYNQLEDLLGDEAEIEIEPQTILLAGLYGAGKTTTTGKIADFYRKRGLKVGVIAADTDRPAAYDQLKQIAEDVDVEFYGEKDAEDPVKVVKAGKKALDVDVLIVDSAGRNSLNAELSEELSEMEKALQPDEKYLVMPADIGQSARDQAEQFDDAVGITGVIVTKMDSSAKGGGALVACEHSGAQVKFVGTGEQMQDLEPYDPVEFVSQMIGQPDLESLLEKIEEMDTDPEALLEGDFTLEDFQEQMAQVTDTGMMEEMFQQLPIGGNQIPDNISNLTEGKIQSYSTIMDSMTDEEKKDPSVIKRGRIERIANGSGKTEREVRDLLKHYRQTKNMMDKFDKKSLKRGNMQDIMQNLGF; encoded by the coding sequence ATGTTTGACAGGATCAAGGAATCAGTACAGAAGTTCTCCCGCAAAAGTGTAGCGGACAAAGAAGCAGTAGAAGAACTAGTCAAAGACATACAGAGAGATCTAATCCAGGCCGACGTCGACGTATCCCTCGTATCAGACATCAGCGACGACATCAGAGAAAAAGCACTGGAAGACGAAGTGCCATCAGGCCTCACAAGAAAAGAACACGTACTCGAAATAGTATACAACCAGCTAGAAGACCTACTCGGCGACGAAGCCGAGATAGAAATCGAGCCACAAACAATACTACTAGCAGGCCTCTATGGAGCAGGAAAGACCACCACAACAGGAAAAATAGCGGATTTCTACCGTAAAAGAGGCCTTAAAGTTGGAGTAATCGCAGCAGACACCGACAGACCGGCAGCATACGACCAGCTAAAACAGATAGCAGAAGACGTAGACGTAGAATTCTATGGAGAGAAAGACGCAGAAGATCCTGTCAAAGTAGTCAAGGCCGGGAAAAAGGCCCTCGATGTCGATGTGCTTATCGTCGATTCTGCCGGGCGAAACTCCCTGAACGCCGAATTAAGCGAAGAACTTTCCGAAATGGAAAAGGCCTTGCAACCGGATGAAAAATACCTGGTTATGCCCGCGGATATCGGTCAGTCAGCAAGAGACCAGGCTGAACAGTTCGATGATGCAGTCGGAATCACAGGAGTCATCGTTACGAAGATGGATTCATCAGCTAAAGGTGGTGGAGCACTTGTAGCATGTGAACACTCTGGTGCTCAGGTCAAGTTCGTCGGTACAGGAGAACAGATGCAGGATCTCGAACCATACGACCCTGTAGAGTTTGTCTCCCAGATGATCGGCCAGCCAGACCTCGAATCTCTACTGGAAAAAATCGAGGAGATGGATACCGATCCCGAGGCCCTCCTCGAAGGAGACTTCACACTTGAAGACTTCCAGGAACAAATGGCCCAAGTAACGGACACAGGAATGATGGAGGAAATGTTCCAGCAACTACCAATTGGAGGAAATCAGATCCCTGACAACATCTCCAATCTGACAGAAGGAAAGATACAGAGCTACTCAACAATCATGGACTCAATGACCGACGAAGAAAAGAAAGATCCTTCAGTCATCAAAAGAGGCCGAATAGAAAGAATAGCCAATGGATCAGGAAAAACGGAGAGAGAAGTACGCGACCTCCTCAAACACTACCGCCAGACAAAGAACATGATGGACAAGTTCGACAAGAAATCACTGAAAAGAGGAAATATGCAAGACATAATGCAGAACCTGGGTTTCTAA
- a CDS encoding alpha/beta fold hydrolase: MHYFESDEDSSIQLVFLPSGFNPELWRHQLKYFSREFKTIAFRPTASRRNLEGEVDCLEEILEQDGINNAIIVSHHLGNSIAQSMEYNENVVGLVSTGSRDRFSKKPPRMVYRFLKKLGCGEPKLVKKLLFSDFAKYEVVKEFVNDIEMPEYDVFEQYYRNYSVERPVKHSMVVHASEDRFSDIDFIRSLKPGPQISIIQDAGTFSFYEKPGDFNKALHDFLRQLEEFVDERELAEAKSKNRSLKDFSGRKAMKRKIKVEQ; encoded by the coding sequence ATGCATTATTTTGAGTCAGATGAAGACTCTTCTATCCAGCTTGTTTTCCTTCCAAGTGGTTTTAATCCAGAATTATGGAGACACCAGCTCAAGTATTTTTCCAGAGAGTTCAAGACTATTGCATTCAGGCCTACTGCCAGCAGGAGAAATCTTGAGGGAGAGGTTGATTGTTTAGAGGAAATTCTTGAACAGGATGGGATTAACAACGCGATTATTGTCTCCCATCATCTTGGAAACAGTATTGCTCAGAGCATGGAGTATAACGAGAATGTTGTAGGCCTTGTTTCAACTGGCAGCCGTGATAGGTTCAGTAAGAAGCCGCCTAGAATGGTTTATCGGTTTTTGAAGAAGCTGGGTTGCGGTGAGCCGAAGCTTGTTAAGAAGCTCTTGTTCTCTGATTTTGCGAAGTATGAGGTTGTTAAGGAGTTTGTAAATGATATTGAAATGCCGGAGTACGATGTTTTTGAGCAGTATTACCGTAATTATAGTGTTGAAAGACCTGTGAAGCATTCGATGGTTGTTCATGCTTCGGAGGATCGTTTTTCTGATATTGATTTTATTCGTTCTTTGAAGCCTGGGCCTCAGATCAGTATTATTCAGGATGCTGGTACTTTCAGTTTTTATGAGAAGCCCGGCGACTTTAACAAGGCTCTTCATGACTTTTTGAGGCAGTTGGAGGAGTTTGTGGATGAGCGCGAGCTTGCTGAAGCCAAGAGTAAGAACAGGTCTTTGAAGGATTTCAGTGGTCGAAAAGCTATGAAGAGAAAGATAAAAGTTGAGCAGTGA